In the Micromonospora narathiwatensis genome, one interval contains:
- a CDS encoding ABC transporter substrate-binding protein, with product MRARTRTLTTGVLAAALFAAGCSPTTDSGGGGGDDKTKTQTGSISYETADNQGPAKAVDGASRGGTLTIMQNSDFEHLDPARNYVNVQQVTGGLLYRALNGYKEDGSGNLLLVGDLATDPGKDVNDDCKVWQFTLREGVKYEDGSPVTSKDVAYGIARSFAANLNEGPHYIQQWLYPGGAYNAKYQGPYDGGKTVPDGIETPDDRTIRFTFPEPHCDMPYAAALPTSAPVPAAKDTRANYDLRPFSSGPYKVKSYQRDVALELERNPNWDPKTDPLRNAYPDTVRFTFGLEQAQIAERLVADAPADQAALSWTDVPPAVLPRTTTAGVVERVVKGPTQYTWVLNINTQRVTDLNVRRALNYAADKDAALKAIGGQAAGSPATTLMSPTTAGWKKYDVFNAPVTGDKAKVTELLGGKRPKLVLAHANTELRTQQAEAIRKNLTDMGFDIVMKPIESSSYYDQVGRRNNPYDLYLGGWGSDWPTGSTVIPPLYDGREIVAEGNNNLSYLNEPTISAEIDRVRGLPAVEQDAGWTALDEKIMREYAPVVPLYYDAAYELHGSKVGNTFLSDAYGIISLNGIYLKQ from the coding sequence GTGCGAGCAAGGACCCGGACACTGACCACGGGTGTCCTCGCCGCGGCGCTGTTCGCCGCCGGCTGCAGCCCGACCACCGACAGCGGTGGCGGTGGCGGCGACGACAAGACCAAGACCCAGACCGGCTCGATCTCCTACGAGACGGCCGACAACCAGGGCCCGGCGAAGGCGGTCGACGGGGCCAGCCGTGGCGGGACGCTCACCATCATGCAGAACTCCGACTTCGAGCACCTCGACCCGGCCCGCAACTACGTGAACGTGCAGCAGGTGACCGGCGGGCTGCTCTATCGGGCGCTCAACGGTTACAAGGAGGACGGCAGCGGCAACCTCCTGCTCGTCGGCGACCTCGCCACCGATCCCGGCAAGGACGTCAACGACGACTGCAAGGTGTGGCAGTTCACCCTCCGGGAGGGCGTGAAGTACGAGGACGGATCCCCGGTGACCAGCAAGGACGTCGCGTACGGCATCGCCCGCTCGTTCGCGGCCAACCTCAACGAAGGGCCGCACTACATCCAGCAGTGGCTCTACCCGGGCGGGGCGTACAACGCGAAGTACCAGGGGCCGTACGACGGTGGCAAGACCGTCCCGGACGGCATCGAGACGCCCGACGACCGGACCATCCGGTTCACCTTCCCCGAGCCGCACTGCGACATGCCGTACGCGGCGGCGCTGCCCACCAGCGCCCCCGTCCCCGCGGCGAAGGACACCCGGGCCAACTACGACCTGCGGCCCTTCTCGTCCGGGCCGTACAAGGTGAAGTCGTACCAGCGGGACGTCGCCCTGGAGTTGGAACGCAACCCGAACTGGGACCCGAAGACCGATCCGCTGCGCAACGCCTACCCGGACACCGTCCGGTTCACCTTCGGGCTGGAACAGGCGCAGATCGCCGAACGTCTCGTCGCCGACGCCCCGGCCGACCAGGCCGCGCTGAGCTGGACCGACGTGCCGCCGGCGGTGCTGCCCCGCACCACCACCGCCGGAGTCGTCGAGCGGGTGGTCAAGGGCCCGACGCAGTACACCTGGGTGCTGAACATCAACACCCAGCGGGTCACCGACCTGAACGTCCGCCGGGCGCTGAACTACGCCGCCGACAAGGACGCCGCGCTCAAGGCGATCGGCGGGCAGGCGGCCGGCTCCCCGGCCACCACGCTCATGTCGCCCACCACCGCCGGCTGGAAGAAGTACGACGTGTTCAACGCCCCGGTCACCGGTGACAAGGCCAAGGTGACCGAGTTGCTCGGCGGCAAGCGACCGAAGCTGGTGTTGGCCCACGCCAACACCGAGCTGCGGACCCAGCAGGCCGAGGCGATCCGGAAGAACCTCACCGACATGGGCTTCGACATCGTGATGAAGCCCATCGAGAGCAGCAGCTACTACGACCAGGTCGGCCGCCGGAACAACCCGTACGACCTCTACCTCGGCGGCTGGGGCTCGGACTGGCCGACCGGCTCCACCGTCATTCCGCCGCTGTACGACGGGCGGGAGATCGTCGCCGAGGGAAACAACAACCTCTCGTACCTCAACGAGCCGACGATCAGCGCCGAGATCGACCGGGTCCGCGGCCTGCCCGCCGTGGAGCAGGACGCCGGCTGGACGGCCCTGGACGAGAAGATCATGCGGGAGTACGCCCCGGTCGTGCCCCTCTACTACGACGCCGCCTACGAGCTGCACGGATCGAAGGTCGGTAACACCTTCCTCAGCGACGCCTACGGCATCATCTCGCTGAACGGCATCTACCTGAAGCAGTGA
- a CDS encoding ABC transporter permease — protein sequence MLRFVVRRLLVAGLTLVVISLITFGLFFAVPSSPAKVMCGKNCTAEDIAQVEQRLGIDQPLPRQYADFVKGVLVGRTYGSGDFRQECPAPCLGYSFRNNQPVTEIIVQRLPVTFSIVFGGAVLWLALGISLGMVSALRRGTAFDRAAIGITLAGASMQVYFFGLILLYLLVYATGLLPFPSYTPLTENPARWAVGLLLPWMTLGFLNSALYARLSRAQMLETLSEDFVRTARAKGLSRRQVHLRHALRAAITPIVTIAGLDIGTSLGGTFITETIFGLQGLGKATVEAVQFLNLPVVMATVLLAAVFIVVANIVVDVLYAVIDPRVRLS from the coding sequence GTGCTCCGTTTCGTCGTCCGGCGGCTGCTCGTCGCCGGGCTCACCCTCGTCGTCATCAGCCTGATCACCTTCGGTCTCTTCTTCGCGGTGCCGAGCAGCCCGGCCAAGGTGATGTGCGGCAAGAACTGCACCGCCGAGGACATCGCCCAGGTCGAGCAGCGGCTCGGCATCGACCAGCCGCTGCCCCGCCAGTACGCCGACTTCGTCAAGGGCGTCCTCGTCGGCCGCACCTACGGGTCCGGGGACTTCCGGCAGGAGTGCCCGGCGCCGTGCCTGGGCTACTCGTTCCGCAACAACCAGCCGGTCACCGAGATCATCGTCCAGCGCCTCCCGGTGACCTTCAGCATCGTCTTCGGCGGCGCGGTGCTCTGGCTGGCGCTGGGCATCTCGCTGGGTATGGTGTCGGCGCTGCGCCGCGGGACGGCCTTCGACCGGGCGGCGATCGGCATCACCCTGGCAGGGGCGTCCATGCAGGTCTACTTCTTCGGGCTGATCCTGCTCTACCTGCTGGTGTACGCCACCGGGCTGCTGCCGTTCCCCAGCTACACGCCGCTGACCGAGAACCCGGCCCGCTGGGCGGTGGGCCTGCTGCTGCCCTGGATGACGCTCGGCTTCCTCAACTCCGCCCTGTACGCCCGGCTGTCGCGGGCACAGATGTTGGAGACCCTGTCGGAGGACTTCGTGCGTACGGCCCGGGCGAAGGGGCTGTCCAGGCGGCAGGTGCATCTGCGCCACGCGCTGCGGGCCGCGATCACCCCCATCGTCACGATCGCCGGGCTGGACATCGGGACCAGCCTCGGCGGCACCTTCATCACCGAGACCATCTTCGGCCTCCAGGGGCTGGGCAAGGCCACCGTCGAGGCGGTGCAGTTCCTCAACCTGCCGGTGGTCATGGCGACCGTGCTGCTGGCGGCGGTGTTCATC
- a CDS encoding ABC transporter permease — protein sequence MSDRSHPPSLATPGDSAAPALAVDAESPPAAAGRREIVGRSPNQLAWLRLKRDRTARLSALTLVVAAIVAVCAPLLGWLTGIDPTDKFVDRLNDFGMPVGYAGGITTAHWLGLEPGSGRDILLQLVYGLRTSLFIAFASALLASLIGVTVGVLAGWARGWLDSAVNWLIDITLAFPFLIFALAVIPILEDRFYTEREAPSPAFRVALIIATFGLFSWTYTARLVRGQVISLREREFVEAARAAGAGTSHILFRQQLPNIWAPILVTVSLNVPQFIAIEAALAFVNIGVTEPTPDLGRMIYNSIGYVASDPWYTLFPGLTIFLLVLAFNLFGDALRDSLDPRSTR from the coding sequence ATGAGCGACCGGTCCCACCCACCCTCGTTGGCCACGCCCGGTGATTCGGCCGCCCCGGCGCTCGCCGTCGACGCCGAGTCCCCGCCGGCCGCGGCCGGCCGCCGGGAGATCGTCGGCCGATCCCCCAACCAGCTTGCGTGGCTGCGCCTGAAGCGCGATCGGACGGCACGGTTGAGCGCACTGACCCTGGTCGTCGCCGCGATCGTCGCCGTCTGCGCACCGCTGCTCGGCTGGCTCACCGGAATCGACCCGACGGACAAGTTCGTCGACCGGCTCAACGATTTCGGAATGCCGGTCGGATACGCCGGCGGCATCACCACCGCGCACTGGCTCGGTCTCGAACCGGGCAGCGGCCGCGACATCCTCCTCCAGTTGGTGTACGGCCTGCGGACGTCGCTGTTCATCGCCTTCGCCTCGGCTCTGTTGGCCTCGCTCATCGGGGTGACGGTCGGCGTGCTGGCCGGTTGGGCGCGAGGCTGGCTGGACAGCGCGGTGAACTGGCTGATCGACATCACCCTGGCGTTTCCGTTCCTCATTTTCGCCCTCGCGGTGATCCCGATCCTCGAGGACCGGTTCTACACCGAGCGGGAGGCACCGTCACCCGCCTTCCGGGTGGCGCTGATCATCGCCACCTTCGGATTGTTCAGCTGGACGTACACGGCGCGGCTGGTGCGCGGGCAGGTGATCTCGCTGCGCGAGCGGGAGTTCGTCGAGGCCGCCCGGGCCGCCGGCGCGGGCACCTCGCACATCCTGTTCCGGCAGCAGCTGCCGAACATCTGGGCGCCGATCCTGGTCACGGTCTCGCTGAACGTGCCGCAGTTCATCGCCATCGAGGCGGCGCTGGCCTTCGTCAACATCGGTGTCACCGAACCCACGCCCGACCTCGGCCGGATGATCTACAACAGCATCGGCTACGTCGCGAGCGACCCCTGGTACACCCTGTTCCCCGGATTGACGATCTTCCTGCTGGTCCTGGCGTTCAACCTCTTCGGAGACGCGCTGCGCGACTCGCTGGATCCCCGATCGACCCGGTAA